A section of the Girardinichthys multiradiatus isolate DD_20200921_A chromosome 5, DD_fGirMul_XY1, whole genome shotgun sequence genome encodes:
- the ufsp2 gene encoding ufm1-specific protease 2, which yields MVLVDSESAVILRLRGPLELKCQLDSTDAVLMQKAISRTFEALRLQVKSEACVLAVCDSPVLIWPNKWVFEEITPDTPCEDIFQWIQTDDQETGGKRKTKKKNRKGLLVSVINLSLMMEVTKPGPLTAPILTRTVQKSHFLRATLPMDCAVRSSCGDTINNGCGRLLEALDRQLFEMEKVTLQHMRGATLLVPEPLNFLLPEPNGLVTVAFPRGVPDKELEARRRELHEQFELPGDRPYFRRANAYHFPNEPYKDGYLRNPHAVLTHPTLDNGKVYFVQGIYSYHHYMQDRLDDNGWGCAYRSLQTICSWFQQQGYVERCVPSHKEIQQALVNVGDKQSSFVGSRQWIGSIEVQAVLDHLLGVTSKIMFVSQGSELASKGRELAHHFLSEGTPVMIGGGVLAHTILGVAWSETTGEIRYLILDPHYTGAEDLQVITEKGWCGWKGPDFWDQTAYYNLCLPQRPRVI from the exons ATG GTACTTGTTGACTCCGAGTCGGCGGTCATTCTTCGGCTCAGAGGGCCGCTGGAGCTGAAGTGTCAGCTGGACAGCACGGATG CGGTGCTCATGCAAAAAGCCATCTCCAGGACATTTGAGGCGCTTCGTTTGCAGGTTAAATCAGAAGCCTGTGTCCTGGCAGTCTGCGACAGTCCTGTTCTCATTTGGCCAAACAAATGGGTTTTTGAAGAAATAACTCCAGACACACCATGCGAAGACATATTTCAGTGGATACA aacagATGACCAAGAGACCGGTgggaagagaaaaacaaaaaagaaaaacagaaaaggtttgtTAGTG AGTGTCATAAACCTCTCTCTGATGATGGAGGTGACAAAGCCAGGCCCCCTCACTGCTCCAATCCTCACTAGAACAGTCCAGAAATCCCACTTTCTGCGTGCAACTCTTCCAATGGACTGCGCTGTACGCAGCAGCTGCGGCGACACCATCAACAA TGGCTGTGGACGGCTGCTGGAGGCACTGGATCGCCAGTTGTTTGAGATGGAGAAGGTGACTCTACAACATATGAGGGGGGCAACACTGCTTGTCCCAGAACCCCTTAACTTCCTCCTTCCAGAGCCAAATGGACTGGTGACGGTGGCTTTTCCTAGAGGAGTACCGGATAAAGAACTGGAAGCACGGCGTAGG GAGTTGCACGAACAGTTCGAGCTTCCAGGCGACAGGCCTTACTTCAGAAGAGCAAATGCTTACCACTTTCCAAATGAGCCCTACAAAGACGGTTATCTCCGAAACCCTCATGCAGTTCTCACACACCCCACCCTTGATAATGGAAAG GTGTACTTTGTCCAGGGAATCTACAGCTACCACCACTATATGCAGGACCGCTTGGATGACAATGGCTGGGGCTGTGCCTATCGTTCTCTGCAGACCATCTGCTCCTGGTTCCAGCAGCAGGGTTACGTAGAGCGCTGTGTGCCCAGTCACAAAGAGATTCAGCAG GCTTTGGTGAATGTTGGAGATAAGCAGTCATCTTTTGTGGGGTCCCGTCAGTGGATTGGATCCATTGAGGTTCAAGCGGTTCTGGACCATCTGCTTGGAGTCACGTCCAAAATCATGTTTGTGAG TCAGGGTTCTGAGTTGGCATCCAAGGGCAGAGAACTGGCCCATCATTTTCTGTCTGAAGGAACTCCTGTCATGATTG GTGGGGGGGTTTTGGCTCACACTATCTTGGGCGTAGCTTGGAGTGAGACCACCGGGGAAATCCGCTATCTCATCCTAGATCCGCATTACACTGGAGCAGAGGACCTTCAGGTTATCACAGAGAAG GGCTGGTGTGGCTGGAAAGGGCCAGACTTTTGGGATCAAACCGCATATTACAACCTCTGTCTACCCCAGAGGCCGAGGGTGATCTGA